Proteins from one Cryptomeria japonica chromosome 4, Sugi_1.0, whole genome shotgun sequence genomic window:
- the LOC131874834 gene encoding uncharacterized protein LOC131874834: MANRGFEFPVSVAAADTPTPLPGVTATYAPGTPFIANAGYAPTPFFGATASYAPAPSFPRIASYAPTPLFGGATAYPSTALFDAPAVCPPTPFFAIPSQSSALDVDLSFRTPGIAFTPPTPSNTQVGNPPTSSATQSSSVSQPSNAFRTVASSSSTTSAPTITIPLSGEGTALAQTTTSAAVTVPTSGMSFSSGPTSTTNSAAYPRFTLSSSEASATRTASSVTANTRECDRAMEKIYAAMVEMDQLYERLARAEFVRGVALTERDQAQAERNSLQIQPDQARERERQMQIELQQLYATNYALKLERDRVQQLFAEKNALKVEQHPVQQLCAKIDALKVEQNRVLGELETIHQIEMQQLCAKIDGLKEEQDRMQQLCAKIDGLETGQDRLRGELETLRQMRVSDIQVP; the protein is encoded by the exons ATGGCGAACAGAGGATTCGAATTCCCCGTATCAGTCGCTGCGGCTGATACACCTACGCCTCTCCCCGGCGTCACTGCGACTTACGCCCCTGGTACCCCCTTCATCGCCAATGCGGGTTACGCGCCTACGCCTTTCTTTGGTGCCACTGCGTCTTACGCGCCTGCACCATCCTTCCCCCGCATTGCGAGTTACGCGCCTACGCCTCTCTTCGGCGGCGCTACGGCTTACCCGTCTACGGCTCTCTTCGACGCCCCTGCGGTTTGTCCACCTACGCCATTCTTTGCAATCCCTTCGCAATCTTCTGCTCTGGATGTGGATCTGTCTTTCCGCACTCCGGGCATAGCATTTACTCCACCCACGCCTTCCAACACTCAGGTGGGAAATCCGCCCACTTCCTCAGCAACTCAATCCTCCTCTGTATCGCAACCATCAAATGCGTTTCGAACTGTTGCTTCGTCTTCATCAACCACCAGTGCACCTACAATTACAATTCCTTTATCTGGTGAAGGGACTGCACTAGCACAGACCACTACTTCTGCTGCTGTAACCGTACCAACATCTGGGATGTCATTTTCATCAGGACCAACTTCCACTACCAATTCCGCTGCATATCCCCGTTTTACCTTATCGTCTTCAGAGGCATCTGCAACAAGAACTGCATCTTCAGTAACTG CTAACACTCGAGAGTGCGATAGGGCCATGGAAAAAATATATGCTGCTATGGTAGAGATGGATCAACTTTATGAGAGATTAGCAAGGGCAGAGTTTGTGAGAGGTGTGGCCCTAACTGAGAGAGACCAAGCTCAAGCAGAACGGAATAGTCTGCAGATCCAACCTGATCAGGCccgagagagggagagacaaatgcAGATAGAGCTGCAACAACTATATGCTACGAATTATGCGCTCAAATTAGAGCGAGATCGTGTGCAACAACTATTTGCCGAGAAAAATGCACTCAAAGTAGAGCAACATCCTGTGCAACAACTATGTGCTAAGATAGATGCACTCAAAGTAGAGCAAAATCGTGTGCTAGGAGAGCTCGAGACAATTCATCAGATAGAGATGCAACAACTATGTGCTAAGATAGATGGACTCAAAGAAGAGCAAGATCGTATGCAGCAACTATGTGCTAAGATAGATGGACTCGAAACAGGCCAAGATCGTTTGCGAGGAGAGCTCGAGACACTTCGTCAGATGAGAGTATCAGATATACAAGTACCGTAG
- the LOC131874836 gene encoding uncharacterized protein LOC131874836: protein MANRGFEFPVSVAAADTPTPLPGVTATYAPGTPFIATAGYAPTPFFGATASYAPAPSFPRIANYAPTPLFGGATAYPSTALFDAPAVCPPTPFFAIPSQSSALDVDLSFRTPGIAFTPPTPSNTQVGNPPTSSATQSSSVSQPSNAFRTVASSSSTTSAPTITIPLSGEGTALAQTTTSAAVTVPTSGMSFSSGPTSTTNSAAYPRFTLSSSEASATRTASSVTANTRECDRAMEKIYAAMVEMDQLYERLARAEFVRGVALTERDQAQAERNSLQIQPDQARERERQMQIELQQLYATNYALKLERDRVQQLFAEKNALKVEQHPVQQLCAKIDALKVEQNRVLGELETIHQIEMQQLCAKIDGLKEEQDRMQQLCAKIDGLETGQDRLRGELETLRQMRVSDIQVP, encoded by the exons ATGGCGAACAGAGGATTCGAATTCCCCGTATCAGTCGCTGCGGCTGATACACCTACGCCTCTCCCCGGCGTCACTGCGACTTACGCCCCTGGTACCCCCTTCATCGCCACTGCGGGTTACGCGCCTACGCCTTTCTTTGGTGCCACTGCGTCTTACGCGCCTGCACCATCCTTCCCCCGCATTGCGAATTACGCGCCTACGCCTCTCTTCGGCGGCGCTACGGCTTACCCGTCTACGGCTCTCTTCGACGCCCCTGCGGTTTGTCCACCTACGCCATTCTTTGCAATCCCTTCGCAATCTTCTGCTCTGGATGTGGATCTGTCTTTCCGCACTCCGGGCATAGCATTTACTCCACCCACGCCTTCCAACACTCAGGTGGGAAATCCGCCCACTTCCTCAGCAACTCAATCCTCCTCTGTATCGCAACCATCAAATGCGTTTCGAACTGTTGCTTCGTCTTCATCAACCACCAGTGCACCTACAATTACAATTCCTTTATCTGGTGAAGGGACTGCACTAGCACAGACCACTACTTCTGCTGCTGTAACCGTACCAACATCTGGGATGTCATTTTCATCAGGACCAACTTCCACTACCAATTCCGCTGCATATCCCCGTTTTACCTTATCGTCTTCAGAGGCATCTGCAACAAGAACTGCATCTTCAGTAACTG CTAACACTCGAGAGTGCGATAGGGCCATGGAAAAAATATATGCTGCTATGGTAGAGATGGATCAACTTTATGAGAGATTAGCAAGGGCAGAGTTTGTGAGAGGTGTGGCCCTAACTGAGAGAGACCAAGCTCAAGCAGAACGGAATAGTCTGCAGATCCAACCTGATCAGGCccgagagagggagagacaaatgcAGATAGAGCTGCAACAACTATATGCTACGAATTATGCGCTCAAATTAGAGCGAGATCGTGTGCAACAACTATTTGCCGAGAAAAATGCACTCAAAGTAGAGCAACATCCTGTGCAACAACTATGTGCTAAGATAGATGCACTCAAAGTAGAGCAAAATCGTGTGCTAGGAGAGCTCGAGACAATTCATCAGATAGAGATGCAACAACTATGTGCTAAGATAGATGGACTCAAAGAAGAGCAAGATCGTATGCAGCAACTATGTGCTAAGATAGATGGACTCGAAACAGGCCAAGATCGTTTGCGAGGAGAGCTCGAGACACTTCGTCAGATGAGAGTATCAGATATACAAGTACCGTAG